A single window of Candidatus Babeliaceae bacterium DNA harbors:
- a CDS encoding ribonuclease HII — protein sequence MVTIKRLPDFKKNSYEEAAWARNGVIAGVDEVGRGCLAGPVVAAAVILKPKKTHPLVKDSKLLDAAELQKAYSWIIKNSWYGTAIINNNLIDKINIYQATLTCMRRAAHQLLATAPRAPELFVVDAMPLVLGNFQGDIIHFIYGEKKSSSIAAASIVAKVTRDAIMQRHDSTFPGYNLARHKGYSTPSHKKILIESPQSLIHRVTFIDHFVDCGQEDTQESLLCL from the coding sequence ATGGTAACGATCAAGCGATTGCCAGATTTTAAAAAAAATAGTTACGAAGAGGCTGCCTGGGCGCGTAATGGCGTTATTGCGGGGGTCGATGAAGTTGGCCGTGGATGCCTGGCGGGGCCTGTTGTGGCTGCAGCCGTTATCCTCAAGCCCAAAAAAACACACCCTCTTGTAAAAGATTCCAAGCTTTTGGATGCTGCAGAGCTTCAAAAAGCGTATTCTTGGATTATTAAGAATAGCTGGTACGGAACGGCTATCATTAATAACAATCTCATAGATAAGATAAACATATATCAGGCAACGTTAACCTGTATGCGTCGCGCGGCACATCAGCTTTTGGCGACAGCGCCACGCGCTCCAGAGCTATTTGTGGTTGACGCCATGCCTCTTGTTTTAGGCAATTTTCAAGGTGATATTATTCATTTTATTTATGGCGAAAAGAAGTCTAGTTCTATTGCAGCAGCCTCGATTGTGGCGAAAGTAACCAGGGATGCCATTATGCAGCGGCACGACAGCACCTTTCCTGGGTATAATTTGGCTCGTCACAAGGGGTATAGTACTCCATCCCATAAAAAAATACTTATAGAAAGCCCTCAAAGCTTGATCCATAGAGTAACCTTTATTGATCATTTTGTTGATTGTGGGCAAGAAGATACTCAAGAAAGCCTCTTATGCTTATAA
- a CDS encoding oligosaccharide flippase family protein: MASYIGAVFLCKGLMFSITLYALHSISPRDIGLIALLNNFFSLFTIVIGGSLRQIIALEFYHQSNDANAALINDIIIIYSTILLIFFAIILTISPYINALFFAHQATKKLIIISFLYNFLLFFMELFVQLLLYNAQITYAIYTQVLAVIVTTLCSYGALHIYGTPESLLLASTSGTILVCSMAFYVYVSNNFFATYNIMRSLKKTLNYIVIGLPLMPPLVMGGIIGWLNRTLLTHTCGLQEVGLYALVDMANSCFNAVVLHPVQSTYAPYMLKKFSQQQHAAHMYQEDIYNKYMMLMSMTALILCVPIGFFILRSYGTYVLPAYYCTIMPALAITIIAHIFLMGTYFLSLILQFHKQIWFLNTGVIATSMIAFFAGYLLIPHYKITGAVAAILCAYVSYFFIIMILNNVLHKKIRA; this comes from the coding sequence ATGGCGTCTTATATAGGCGCTGTATTTTTATGCAAAGGGCTCATGTTTTCCATTACCTTATACGCTCTACATAGTATATCACCACGTGATATTGGCCTTATTGCACTGCTTAATAATTTTTTTTCACTTTTTACTATAGTAATTGGCGGCAGTCTACGGCAAATTATCGCGCTAGAATTCTACCATCAGTCCAACGACGCAAACGCTGCGCTGATTAATGATATTATCATTATATATTCAACTATATTGCTGATATTTTTTGCTATTATTCTCACCATAAGCCCATATATTAATGCACTTTTTTTTGCCCATCAAGCAACAAAAAAACTTATAATAATCAGTTTTTTATATAATTTTTTGCTCTTTTTTATGGAACTTTTTGTTCAATTGTTGCTCTATAACGCACAGATAACCTATGCAATATATACACAAGTGTTAGCGGTTATAGTAACAACTCTCTGCTCTTATGGCGCCTTACATATATATGGAACCCCTGAAAGCCTTTTATTGGCTTCTACGAGTGGAACAATACTAGTATGCAGCATGGCTTTTTATGTATATGTTAGTAATAATTTTTTTGCAACATATAACATTATGCGATCTCTTAAAAAAACTCTTAATTATATAGTTATAGGCCTGCCGCTCATGCCGCCGCTTGTTATGGGGGGGATAATAGGATGGTTGAATAGAACGCTCTTAACGCATACATGCGGACTGCAAGAAGTAGGATTATACGCACTCGTAGATATGGCTAATAGTTGTTTTAACGCCGTTGTATTACATCCGGTACAATCAACATATGCTCCGTATATGCTCAAAAAATTTTCACAACAACAGCATGCGGCACACATGTATCAAGAAGACATTTATAATAAGTACATGATGTTAATGAGCATGACAGCGCTTATTCTCTGTGTGCCTATTGGATTTTTTATACTCAGATCTTATGGCACATATGTGCTTCCCGCATATTATTGCACTATTATGCCGGCACTTGCCATAACAATAATTGCCCATATTTTTCTTATGGGCACGTATTTTTTATCGCTTATTCTTCAATTTCACAAACAGATATGGTTTTTAAATACGGGAGTTATAGCGACAAGCATGATCGCATTTTTCGCAGGATATCTACTGATACCACACTACAAAATAACCGGCGCCGTCGCCGCCATCCTCTGCGCATATGTATCGTATTTTTTCATCATCATGATACTTAATAATGTATTACATAAAAAAATACGCGCTTAA
- a CDS encoding glycosyltransferase family 2 protein: MKTAAINAQRSYSQQLTHQFYKNIIPVHATSLFIDDIAQLYGTPAVYDYIIIHGTLHNADIQQMLNSLHNYMHEKTRVIIDWDIAFWKSNRLSFSDVKNFLILADFEYITTRRYMLCPVYIPGLSWFFNTLCAALPIVNKLCLRQIIIAKNRQTIDQEQSVSVIIPCKNERGNIDQAVMRIPKMGTSLEIIFVEGNSQDNTWEEIMRIIAMYPDKNITAYQQTGRGKADAMRLGFSKAQNDILMILDADLTVMPEELPHFYHALTTGKGDFVNGCRLVYPMEAGAMQFLNMLANYFFGAAFSWIVGQRMKDTLCGTKVVYAQDYQKIVESSALYGIKDPFGDFDLIFGAARMHLKIIEVPVHYKKRLYGTTQIKRFYHGLLLLKICILGCIRFKTGLMKAR, encoded by the coding sequence ATGAAAACTGCAGCCATTAATGCACAAAGAAGTTACTCCCAACAATTAACACATCAATTTTACAAAAATATTATTCCAGTACATGCGACCAGTTTATTTATTGATGATATAGCACAATTATATGGTACCCCTGCCGTATATGACTATATAATTATACACGGCACTCTGCATAACGCAGATATACAGCAAATGCTCAACTCACTGCATAATTATATGCACGAAAAAACGCGCGTTATTATTGACTGGGACATCGCATTTTGGAAAAGTAATCGGCTATCTTTTTCTGACGTAAAAAACTTTTTAATACTCGCAGATTTTGAATATATAACCACAAGACGCTATATGTTGTGCCCCGTGTACATCCCAGGCCTATCATGGTTTTTTAATACTCTATGCGCAGCACTTCCCATAGTTAATAAACTCTGCTTACGGCAAATTATTATTGCCAAAAATAGACAAACAATTGATCAAGAACAGTCAGTTTCTGTTATTATCCCGTGCAAAAATGAACGCGGTAATATAGATCAGGCGGTTATGCGTATACCAAAAATGGGTACATCGTTAGAAATTATTTTTGTTGAGGGTAATTCACAGGATAATACGTGGGAAGAAATTATGCGCATTATTGCAATGTATCCGGACAAAAATATCACAGCGTATCAACAAACAGGTCGAGGAAAAGCTGACGCCATGCGATTGGGCTTTAGTAAAGCACAAAATGATATTCTTATGATTTTAGACGCTGATTTAACCGTAATGCCAGAAGAATTACCACATTTTTACCATGCATTGACGACTGGCAAGGGCGATTTTGTTAATGGCTGCCGACTTGTTTATCCTATGGAGGCAGGCGCGATGCAATTTTTAAATATGCTCGCCAATTATTTTTTTGGCGCAGCATTTTCTTGGATTGTGGGACAGCGTATGAAAGATACATTGTGCGGCACAAAGGTAGTATATGCGCAGGATTATCAAAAAATAGTAGAAAGCTCTGCATTATATGGTATCAAAGACCCATTTGGCGATTTTGATCTCATTTTTGGGGCCGCACGTATGCATTTAAAGATTATCGAAGTTCCCGTTCATTATAAAAAAAGATTATACGGGACAACGCAAATTAAAAGATTTTATCATGGATTATTGCTGTTGAAAATTTGTATACTTGGTTGTATACGTTTTAAAACAGGGTTAATGAAAGCGAGATAG
- a CDS encoding pentapeptide repeat-containing protein → MKLSHKILIFALMAAGSSFPAFAWNQDHVDALEKTGSCTTWCDLQKKDMRELVKSLNVRGLVLDVRGSNLEDANLQGSDLKKANLQDTNLTGAYLDGANLTEANLAGANLSNATASEATFDRAQLTGAILKLNAPFATFVGAIFNSKTTITGSSFAWANFSDSNIHTATIDAYSDFGKALMAIKKSRSEAHEMPDAAYKDAIITDTLMGNVYSWPYHAPTSLMPLDIYNKDKETAFKNFEEQIKPWLWFRSQLPESNNALRRLKEKRNSQ, encoded by the coding sequence ATGAAATTATCACATAAAATATTAATTTTTGCCTTAATGGCTGCAGGCAGTTCTTTTCCGGCTTTCGCCTGGAACCAAGATCACGTTGATGCGTTAGAAAAAACTGGTTCGTGCACAACGTGGTGTGATCTTCAGAAAAAAGACATGAGAGAGTTAGTTAAAAGTCTTAATGTAAGAGGTCTTGTTTTGGATGTGCGAGGCAGTAATCTTGAAGATGCAAATTTGCAGGGCAGTGATCTTAAAAAAGCTAATTTACAAGATACAAATTTAACCGGTGCGTATTTAGATGGTGCGAATTTAACAGAAGCTAATCTTGCTGGCGCAAATTTAAGTAATGCAACAGCCAGTGAAGCTACTTTTGATAGAGCTCAATTAACAGGTGCTATTTTAAAGCTTAATGCGCCATTTGCCACTTTTGTAGGGGCGATATTTAATAGTAAAACGACAATAACTGGATCTAGTTTTGCATGGGCAAATTTTTCTGATTCTAATATACATACAGCTACCATTGATGCGTACAGTGACTTTGGAAAAGCTCTTATGGCTATTAAAAAATCTCGTTCTGAAGCTCATGAGATGCCGGATGCAGCATATAAAGATGCTATTATTACAGATACCTTAATGGGAAATGTATATTCATGGCCCTATCATGCTCCAACATCTTTGATGCCTTTAGATATCTATAACAAAGATAAAGAGACTGCATTTAAAAATTTTGAAGAGCAGATTAAGCCATGGTTATGGTTTAGAAGTCAGTTGCCAGAAAGCAACAATGCGCTTCGTCGTTTGAAAGAAAAAAGAAATTCTCAGTAA
- a CDS encoding pentapeptide repeat-containing protein, whose translation MKLSHKILIFALMAAGSFFSAFATNNWKHIVGKTGKMAVCRGCNFQGEDVRAFFGSMREQGFVLDVREANFKGANLEGVDLTGSYINGANLTGANLKDAKLVKVFAAGTIFDNAHLEGAVLENINATLSSFKGAIFSDATTVNKCYFFWSDFRNSNIDTATIDANSEFKKALYYSLVINKKSSMAVYYKHHCKNDTDSLGYQPSSDYDKEKELAVKYVSGILKRST comes from the coding sequence ATGAAATTATCACATAAAATATTAATTTTTGCCTTAATGGCTGCAGGCAGCTTTTTTTCAGCTTTTGCCACCAATAATTGGAAGCACATTGTTGGTAAAACAGGTAAGATGGCCGTGTGTAGAGGGTGTAATTTTCAGGGTGAAGATGTAAGAGCTTTTTTTGGAAGTATGAGAGAGCAAGGTTTTGTACTTGATGTGCGAGAAGCTAATTTTAAAGGCGCAAATTTAGAAGGCGTTGATCTGACAGGTTCATATATTAATGGTGCAAATTTAACAGGAGCAAATCTTAAGGATGCAAAGTTAGTTAAGGTATTTGCAGCTGGAACCATTTTTGATAACGCTCATTTAGAGGGAGCAGTTTTAGAAAATATAAATGCAACCCTGTCTTCTTTTAAGGGGGCAATATTTAGTGATGCAACAACGGTAAATAAGTGTTATTTTTTTTGGTCAGATTTTCGTAATTCAAATATTGATACAGCAACTATTGATGCTAATAGTGAGTTTAAAAAAGCTTTGTATTATTCACTTGTGATCAATAAAAAAAGTTCTATGGCCGTATATTATAAGCATCACTGCAAAAATGACACCGATTCTTTGGGGTATCAGCCATCGAGCGATTATGATAAAGAAAAAGAATTGGCCGTTAAGTATGTAAGCGGAATATTAAAACGCTCAACATAA